One genomic window of Trueperaceae bacterium includes the following:
- a CDS encoding sugar ABC transporter permease has translation MDPSVAARLHNLFWSLGTVAFIVVGSWLVGLLARAVARARGGTPLTQRRAFWGFALASPWILGFVIFVLGPSLASLYYSLTDYKLGRAPEWVGLENYRTLLGGLGAHGRRFMQAMYNSFYYAVVGVPLQIATALGMALLLARPLPGVGFFRLVFYLPVILAGGPAILLAWRYMLASNGGFVNVTLQGLAASFAPLDWLYRAFIFVVEGLNAFYAGIARQDPVGPLMYLLPALAGLIVCALLLAVRDAERRRSVARTTLEVVGGLLAIALARAAIVSESPFDLALLGVGSVVGALSLVMRRRAEGESAIAGSRPAAVVAVAVTGAPPLVTSRGASGALARRALAIAGAAVAVAALVRTVPGQLDGGRLGTLWRLVTLRSSLRDPSSLEYLQEGFAAHAPSPLWLLALLVAIAALVASGRLTARARRVLLGAGAALCGLLALGALLDGVHYFRQFDVLAAASGQPVHHFALFRQVTAGFPDSQRVPLWLSNELWSKPSLVLITMWSSGAGMLIFLAALKGVPRVMYEAAEVDGASPWQRFWRITLPLISPAMFYNVVIGMIAALQTFEAVYIIQNTQTEQSLASAAYFLFVRTFRQLEIGQGAAASWILAVIIVILTVAQFRYSRWVHYA, from the coding sequence ATGGACCCCAGCGTCGCGGCGCGGCTGCACAACCTGTTCTGGTCGCTCGGCACGGTCGCGTTCATCGTCGTGGGCTCGTGGCTGGTGGGCCTGCTCGCGCGCGCCGTCGCCAGGGCCAGGGGAGGGACGCCGCTCACTCAGAGGCGCGCGTTCTGGGGCTTCGCGCTGGCCTCGCCCTGGATACTCGGCTTCGTGATCTTCGTCCTGGGGCCGTCCCTGGCCTCGCTCTACTACAGCCTCACCGACTACAAGCTCGGCCGCGCGCCCGAGTGGGTGGGGCTCGAGAACTACCGCACCCTGCTCGGCGGCCTGGGCGCGCACGGCCGGCGGTTCATGCAGGCGATGTACAACTCCTTCTACTACGCGGTCGTCGGCGTGCCGCTCCAGATCGCCACCGCGCTCGGCATGGCGCTGCTGCTGGCGCGGCCGCTGCCCGGGGTGGGCTTCTTCCGGCTCGTCTTCTACCTGCCCGTGATCCTCGCCGGCGGTCCGGCGATCCTCCTGGCGTGGCGGTACATGCTCGCCTCGAACGGCGGCTTCGTGAACGTCACGCTGCAGGGGCTCGCGGCCTCTTTCGCCCCGCTCGACTGGCTCTACCGCGCCTTCATCTTCGTCGTGGAGGGGCTCAACGCCTTCTACGCGGGCATCGCGCGCCAGGACCCCGTGGGTCCGCTCATGTACCTGCTGCCTGCCCTCGCCGGGCTGATCGTCTGCGCGCTGCTCTTGGCCGTGCGCGACGCCGAGCGTCGGCGGAGCGTCGCCAGGACAACGCTCGAGGTCGTCGGAGGTCTCCTGGCCATCGCGCTGGCGCGGGCGGCGATCGTCAGCGAGTCGCCCTTCGACCTCGCCCTGCTGGGCGTGGGGTCGGTCGTGGGCGCGCTGTCCCTCGTGATGCGCCGGCGGGCGGAGGGCGAGAGTGCGATCGCGGGCAGCCGCCCGGCCGCCGTCGTGGCCGTCGCAGTGACCGGGGCACCCCCTCTCGTGACGAGCCGAGGCGCGAGCGGCGCGCTCGCCAGGCGCGCGCTCGCGATCGCCGGCGCCGCTGTGGCCGTGGCCGCGCTGGTCCGCACGGTGCCCGGCCAGCTCGACGGCGGGCGCCTCGGCACCCTGTGGCGGCTCGTGACGCTGCGCTCGTCGCTGCGCGACCCCTCGTCGCTCGAGTACCTGCAGGAGGGCTTCGCCGCCCACGCCCCGTCGCCGCTGTGGCTGCTGGCGCTGCTCGTCGCGATCGCCGCGCTCGTCGCCTCCGGCCGGCTCACCGCTCGGGCCCGGCGCGTCTTGCTCGGCGCCGGCGCCGCCCTGTGCGGCCTGCTGGCGCTCGGCGCGCTCCTCGACGGCGTGCACTACTTCAGGCAGTTCGACGTGCTGGCGGCGGCCAGCGGCCAGCCGGTCCACCACTTCGCCCTCTTCCGCCAGGTGACGGCGGGCTTCCCCGACTCGCAGCGCGTGCCGCTGTGGCTCTCGAACGAGCTGTGGTCGAAGCCGTCCCTCGTGCTGATAACGATGTGGAGCAGCGGCGCCGGGATGCTGATCTTCCTCGCAGCGCTGAAGGGCGTGCCGCGCGTGATGTACGAGGCGGCCGAGGTGGACGGCGCCAGCCCCTGGCAGCGCTTCTGGCGCATCACGCTGCCGCTGATCTCGCCGGCGATGTTCTACAACGTCGTCATCGGCATGATCGCCGCGCTGCAGACGTTCGAGGCGGTCTACATCATCCAGAACACGCAGACCGAGCAGAGCCTCGCCTCGGCGGCGTACTTCCTGTTCGTGCGCACGTTCAGGCAGCTCGAGATCGGCCAGGGCGCCGCCGCGTCGTGGATCCTCGCCGTCATCATCGTGATCCTCACCGTGGCCCAGTTCCGCTACTCGAGGTGGGTGCACTACGCGTGA
- a CDS encoding carbohydrate ABC transporter permease yields the protein MNGSVLSLPRERVTSRRRGVGARARRLLGTRLGQLAAYLVLLGASLFFLFPVAWMAGTSLKTIEEVQRPQLSLLPAEPQWGNYAKLIAEQGFFRAYGNSLFTVTMVLLGTVSSIAVVAFAFSRLRWPGRNVVFALMMGTLMLPAQATLVPQYVMFYELGWLRTFNPITLPGFFAGGAALVFLLRQFMLTLPRELDEAAEMDGANPLQLFWYVILPLSRPAVATVTVFLFVGQWNNLVQPLLYLQRAELFTMPIYVAQKHNLQESPIPWQDIMAASVLFVIPVIVVFILTQRYFVEGISMTGSKG from the coding sequence GTGAACGGCTCCGTACTCAGCCTTCCCCGGGAGCGCGTGACCAGCCGCCGGCGCGGCGTCGGCGCGCGGGCGCGGCGGCTCCTCGGCACCAGGCTCGGCCAGCTCGCCGCCTACCTGGTGCTCCTCGGCGCCTCCCTGTTCTTCCTCTTCCCGGTCGCGTGGATGGCCGGCACGTCGCTGAAGACGATCGAGGAGGTGCAGCGGCCGCAGCTCAGCCTGCTGCCCGCCGAGCCGCAGTGGGGCAACTACGCCAAGCTGATCGCCGAGCAGGGCTTCTTCCGCGCCTACGGCAACAGCCTGTTCACGGTGACGATGGTCCTGCTCGGGACCGTGTCGAGCATCGCCGTCGTGGCCTTCGCCTTCAGCCGCCTGCGGTGGCCGGGCAGGAACGTCGTGTTCGCCCTGATGATGGGCACCCTCATGCTGCCGGCGCAGGCCACGCTGGTGCCGCAGTACGTGATGTTCTACGAGCTCGGCTGGCTGCGCACCTTCAACCCCATCACGCTGCCGGGCTTCTTCGCCGGCGGCGCCGCCCTGGTGTTCCTGCTGCGGCAGTTCATGCTCACGCTGCCGCGCGAGCTCGACGAGGCCGCCGAGATGGACGGCGCGAACCCCCTGCAGCTCTTCTGGTACGTGATACTGCCGCTCTCGCGTCCCGCCGTGGCGACGGTGACGGTGTTCCTGTTCGTGGGCCAGTGGAACAACCTGGTGCAGCCGCTCCTCTACCTCCAGCGCGCCGAGCTGTTCACCATGCCCATCTACGTGGCGCAGAAGCACAACCTGCAGGAGTCGCCCATCCCGTGGCAGGACATCATGGCCGCCAGCGTCCTGTTCGTGATCCCCGTGATCGTCGTGTTCATCCTCACGCAGCGCTACTTCGTCGAGGGCATCTCGATGACGGGCTCGAAGGGGTGA
- a CDS encoding glycoside hydrolase family 3 N-terminal domain-containing protein — MTEPSHCLVSFRGLEAPAWVLEALRDGRVPGVCLFAFNFRDLGQFQALTASLHEAAREGGQPPPLVAIDQEGGQLMAVGGGATELPGNMALGATRSPALARTAGRILGAELAALGVNVNLAPVLDLATRPANPVVGLRSFGDDP, encoded by the coding sequence GTGACCGAGCCCTCCCACTGCCTCGTCAGCTTCCGCGGCCTCGAGGCGCCCGCCTGGGTCCTCGAGGCCCTCCGCGACGGACGCGTGCCGGGCGTGTGCCTCTTCGCCTTCAACTTCCGCGACCTGGGCCAGTTCCAGGCGCTCACGGCGTCGCTGCACGAGGCCGCTCGCGAGGGCGGCCAGCCGCCGCCGCTGGTGGCCATCGACCAGGAGGGCGGCCAGCTCATGGCCGTGGGGGGCGGCGCCACCGAGCTGCCGGGGAACATGGCGTTGGGCGCGACCCGCTCGCCCGCGCTGGCGCGCACCGCCGGGCGCATACTCGGCGCGGAGCTCGCGGCCCTCGGCGTGAACGTGAACCTCGCGCCGGTGCTCGACCTCGCCACTCGTCCCGCGAACCCCGTCGTCGGCCTGCGGTCCTTCGGCGACGACCCC